A genome region from Crossiella equi includes the following:
- a CDS encoding AraC family transcriptional regulator yields the protein MDVLSDAIAAMRSGRPYSALTETSGHWSREFPAFTGARLHVVLQGAVKVVVPGRGTVLLEPGEAVVLPRGSAHELVDSGSHTRLLCGAFQLEQSRVHPLLADLPDVLYQSARGTRHPTLHGVATLLRAELTDVRPGRDAVLPSLLEVLLVYLLRAWLEEHCEDSSWSGALLDPVVSTALRAIHEEPASPWTVETLGAKAGLSRAAFARRFTQLVGQPPLSYLTWWRLTIAARLLRTTDSTLATIAQRCGYGSQFAFANAFKREYGMSAGRYRQLRRTDHEHIGEWERPS from the coding sequence ATGGATGTGCTCAGCGACGCCATCGCCGCCATGCGCAGTGGGCGGCCCTACTCGGCGTTGACCGAGACGAGCGGGCACTGGTCGCGGGAGTTCCCCGCCTTCACCGGGGCCCGGCTGCACGTGGTGCTCCAGGGCGCGGTCAAGGTCGTGGTACCGGGACGGGGCACCGTGCTGCTCGAACCCGGCGAGGCGGTGGTGCTGCCCCGCGGCAGCGCGCACGAGCTCGTCGACTCCGGCTCGCACACCCGGTTGCTGTGCGGTGCCTTCCAGCTGGAGCAGAGCCGCGTGCACCCCCTGCTGGCCGATCTGCCCGACGTGCTCTACCAGTCCGCGCGCGGTACCCGGCACCCCACGCTGCACGGCGTGGCCACGCTGCTGCGCGCCGAGCTCACCGACGTCCGCCCGGGCCGTGACGCCGTCCTGCCCTCGCTGCTGGAGGTGCTGCTGGTGTACCTGCTGCGCGCCTGGCTGGAGGAGCACTGCGAGGACAGCAGCTGGAGCGGCGCGCTGCTGGACCCGGTGGTGAGCACCGCGCTGCGGGCCATCCACGAGGAACCGGCCTCGCCGTGGACGGTGGAGACCCTGGGCGCCAAGGCCGGGCTGTCCCGGGCCGCGTTCGCCCGGCGGTTCACCCAGCTGGTCGGGCAGCCGCCGCTGAGCTACCTGACCTGGTGGCGGCTGACCATCGCCGCCCGGCTGCTGCGCACCACCGACTCCACCCTGGCCACGATCGCCCAGCGCTGCGGGTACGGCTCGCAGTTCGCCTTCGCCAACGCGTTCAAGCGCGAGTACGGCATGTCCGCGGGCCGTTATCGGCAGCTGCGGCGCACCGACCACGAGCACATCGGCGAGTG